Sequence from the Helicoverpa armigera isolate CAAS_96S chromosome 14, ASM3070526v1, whole genome shotgun sequence genome:
gaattaatatacctatgttaACGCAGGCACGCTTTACCCCTGAACCATTATTTGAAGCTAAGGCTGATACGATCCTATGTCcagcctatgtccagcagtggactgcgataggatcatgatgatgataaaaagaAACAAGTGAAATGTCAATAAAGAgactatttacataaacattctACTTGTTACATaaactgatgatgataatgatccATGTAGAAGAAGGAAACTGCTGTAGCTATCTGCAAAGAATGAAACTCGTAGacatactgaaaaaaaatatggtcgATTTTCTGTTACGTTAGTTCTGGATTAAGCATTTGATTGCTTGATTCCTATCAGAATCAGTTACCAAGTTCAAGGCAGAAAAAGTTATAGTTCCTTGATTGCCATTCAAATGAGAATTGTACTCATTTTCGGGCCTATCAATTTAAagaatgttgttattttttactttaacgGGTTTcaataagtttttgtttttactgaAATATACTTTTCTCTATGTAAAGTTGGTGGTAAAGATGTTAATTTCTGTTTCCAGTGCTTGGTGCGGTGTGGACCGACATGGCTGGCGAGTGTGACATGGCTAGCTTCTATACGGAGCTGGGCTGCACGCCGGTAGCCAGGGAGGATGGTGGTCTGTGCCCTGAAGCGTTCACCTGTCCTGATCTACATCCAGACCCTACGATGTGTTACTACAAGTAAgtaaagatacaaataaatagcatAGGTATATTATCAAGTGCGAAACTTGAAGACTATTGAATCGGTGCAGACATATAACAAGTATATGTATAGTAAATGTGAGTGAATGTCTTTTTTCCGGGTGGATGTTGATAGAAGATCAATGAAACGAACGACACAACGGGAAACATTTTTAGATCTCTCAATGGATAAGCATCCATCCTGCTCGCGTTTCGGAGCCCTTTCTATTAAAGATAAATAGTGGCCTTCATAAAAGttgaattatattatattaaaagtcaAGACATTAGACCCAAATTGGGCATAACAAAAGCCTTGCTCCATTTCCCAAAACGGAACTATTGACTCATCATCACAGACAGCCTTAAGACGTCAAAAAAGTCCAACAATGCGACATTGTGTGTTGTTTGTAAAGAGTAAATCAGCACCCACTCAAGTGACGACCTCGTGGAATACCCCGAAGCACCCAGCAGTGAAATATGACAAAAAGACGATGACCTCTCGCGTGGCCGTCGTCTGCGCAGGGAAGTACGGCGACCTTGCGTTTGCGCCGGTGACAATTTAttctgcatttttaataaatagattattttatatGCCTTGTAAGGTGACGACTAGTTGGACTAATTGATATAGTAGTTTCTTCGTCTTAGATCCATTTGGCTATAAACGATAAAAGgtcttgttaattaattttaaatattttttcgtacgGTCCTATAAGTCTATACTCCTATAATACGTAGTTAGGAATTGTATAACTTATTCTACTTATTTATAGAAAGTTACGACCGCGATGAAATTAACGGGATaccaaaaattacatttaaactCGTAATTAGTTACGAGTTTGGGAATTGTTTAAGAGACTTGGCAACATGTATTAGGTTCCTTATACTTAATCATTTGCTTTGCCGAACTTCGGTACTTTGCCAAAaggaattgaaaatatttaaacaaacgaCCCTGCTTCACCAAACAATCGTAAATAAAGCAAAGGGCGTCAAACTTCTTGACAATCCTTCACGTAGGTTCTTAACAGCCAACATAATTGTCTATTCCAGAGGCGTATCCTACGGCGACAGGTCCCCCATACCACAATCGCTGATCAAGAACCCTTGTTCCCAAGCTTGCAGCTGCAGCGTGTTTTCCGGGGAGCCACAGTTCAATTGCGCGGCCGTCGACTGTGTGGAGACGTTTGACAACGATATGCAGCAGCAATGTATCAACACTTTTGAGGTAGACTCGTGTTGCAGCGTCGGCACTGTCTGTGGTAAGTTGAGCGGCAGATATCTGATAGTTTAAAGTAATGGGTGATGTGACTCAATTTGTAAGTGGTTTGATAAGGTGTTTTAAGTCCCTGTAGGTAACTGTTGGGAGTAACTTAGCTCTATAGCTAACAGGGTATTCTGTGGTACCtatttaaggcgaggaattggtcaacaataattccataaccggcacgcgcatctaaggcgccaaaaggggtcggagcgtctgagcggggcgaggataacaatacgcgcgctagcttataactaaaagtcgtaagcgacaaaatggttttgtaattttattatttagaaatgataatttgataaaaattccttctatcattctaaagagtatgtatatactcaactactaaaaaagttaagaggcttaaatcggtcccgtttgcccataatatgtgaatctctttttaaaaagaggtatgtttgatatatttttctctgttataaaagttacctaatcatgtttctacaactaacaaaataagggttatattatgaactttcaggtagccaagttgtattttgatccgttttgtatttactgagaaaaattgacatccttggcgccaaaaattccaattcgtcctcttaaatctACATAAGTCGGCAATACGTAAAGTGTAGAGAACAGCCTTAAAATATTGTGATATCTCGTGAGCGTGACAACTTATCAACCAtcagttacataaaaatattgaaacatttttcataaaataattgcaacACGCTTTAACATACCTATGCATCATTACCTTTACATGTTCTCAATTGTGCAAAAGTTACAAGGAAAAGTCGAAACCGCTACAAttcattacatcacttttatttttcatctgTACCTAAAGAACGGTCACATTCCTGAGAAGGAGTTACCGACACATTAACTCATTGGGTACTCCTTCTAtggttacaaaaaaacaaaacacagtagGTAACTTATGAGTTCATCAAacgtaattaattttcaatgaacATTAACAATGCACCGGTTCTGTCGATACGAATCAATTGCTTGTTAATCAAGCTTATTTTTAGATGACATACTATTTAATGTGTTTGAGCTATGGAACACAATGGAAGGTTCCATGTAAGCGGTCGTAAACACCAGCGCAATGGCAGGATTACTCGTCAACGATCCATTGTGGCTCGATAATGATGATACAATCTACTTCCACGTATTGCGAtagattatattaataaactagTTCTTCTACCGTGGTGCCCACATACTGAAAGCATAAATTCTTACACACATAATTGTCACACCTATGGACATATCAGTTATATACTTTCCTAAaatgtaacttaaaaaaatgtaacgCGAATAAAACGTTAGTAGTACTATAGTGTTGACAATGATTTCACCAAGTAGATCACCTTGACTTTAGGCCGTGACTCGTCCTTTTTGGATCatgataaatgtttattaaaagaCATTGAGAGATTCGCAAAAGTATGCTGATTTCCgtgtaaatgtgtttttttttttttgaagattctGGGTAAATACCCTAAAGCGATATTGTGACCTCAGAAATATACGTATTTCCGGCAAAGCCGACAAGTGGATCCGCAAGTGTACCTACGGTTGATTACAAACTGTGGAGAACCTACCCTAAAATGTAGAGATTTCATGCGATGAAATCTTTTTTCCAGGTAAAGACGCGATAGCTCAGCTGAAGACCTGCGAGGTGGATGGCCAGACGTACCGCGAGGGTCAGACCTACCAGCCTAAGAACACGCGCAAGACGTGCGTCTGCACCGCCAACTACAATGCGACTGACGATGCGGCCTACTGCAGGACCATAGACTGCGGCATAGAGATCCACTACCAGTCAGATTTGGTGCAGAACTGTGCACCTGTGTTCCCCGGCAATATGAGAGGCTGTCCTATTGGATTTGAGTGCCGTAAGTTTTTTAGTTTGACATTTGTTTTGAGAATAGTAAAGGCAGCCCGTGGCTCTACTACTGCTTTCTTAGAAAACTCAATCTTGTAAAGATGATGGAATATGGAATATGGTGTAGGGACACCTTGGACACTCGCAACATGAAAGACACATTACCTACATATGATATGCCTCATATGTTGTAGAAGACGTCTCTTAATACAAGGTTGATGACTAGACATTGtgtattcaaaaatgtttatctCTTGTTCTTTGCGAGTCtacttaatgattttttttcttttacagcaTCCGAAAAGACCAAAGTAGTCCGTGGTCTCAACATCCGCAACTTAACAGCACAATGCGTGTTCGGTAACAGCACCCTGATCGTGGGAGACGAGGTGACAGTCGAGGATACCTGCACCAAGTGCACCTGCAACGTGCCTCCATTCGTCACCTGCATGAGGAAGAACTCCTGTGACTCTACTGTTCAGTAGCTTTGAGTAAGGGTcttaacctccccactcagagacatttaatggttacttaagtcaTTCATCCATTggaggatttgtatgacattccgtcactaaggagtgacttaagcaATCATTATTCTAATGTCTCTGAGTGAGGAGGTTAGAATGTCTTGTGAAGGTGAAGTTGTATCGTAGGTGTGTTGAAATGTGAGATCTGGTTGACTGATTTAATGTTGGagtataaaagaaatattgttttattgtagcTGTTGTTTTTTGGAAAGACATGTCACGTCGCGTCGCGGACATGGCAACATGTCACGTCGGTAAAAGACATGGCACAAATGAAACAGATCGCTAAATAAAATGGTAACCAATGTTTACATGTAGAAAGGAAACgaattttaacaaatatattatgttcttttattgtttaatatatGGCTTAATACgaagaatatttattaaaattgtaaataagtggtactttatacttaattaaacttAGACTTAACTTAAAATCGAATGTAGGAATCACATGACATTTTGCTTTTACTTAAATAAGGATATTTACATTATGTACAAGTACACAGCCTAAGAGGacctttgtaaattaaaattaatataacaaaaattaattatgttttaaaactatgttgTGACGACTTAAtgatacttaaaattaagtacttaattgtataataaaatcttgtattatatttatagtgaaTCACATAATAGcgaagtttatttaaaaaatacttattcataattttattattaggtgttttattttctattctacattgtatataagtaaataggtacttcGTTGGCTTTAcgcatattttataataaatgctAGTATTGCTAGATATGGCAGTGTCATTCACTAGATTGCACAAATTATCATTTTGACAATAATTCAGTACAAAGTGAATATTACGTATTCTCGCTGGAGACATTTCTTTGAGATCTTAAATGTAAGTAATCTTAAAAGTAGTAAGTTccattattataaatgcaagGGTAACTAAACATAGGTACGTCATTGTTTTTCGCTTCTGTCTTTTTTTGTATAGCAAATCTAAATgcagtttttattaaacaaagctATTGATTAACACATTCTGtgatatgttataatttaacGGCAGTTCCCAAAATTCTTTCTGTTGCTTTTCTTACTAGTAGGaatatgacattacttgtatggtgCTTTTATGTTAAATTCCTATCTGTAGTTAAGAAATGAACACATAGGCGGAATATTGGGAACGACTGTAAATCATCCAATCACAGACGCTAAATTGACAGTTGACAACTAGCTTcgtaattcaaattcaaatatcgTATACTCTTTGGTCGTTTTAGCCGTTGATTTTAAATGTCGATGAAGTTTTCATACTGTTGTGAAATGATTAGCTGAAGCAAGCCAATCCCAGTTCGACTCT
This genomic interval carries:
- the LOC110375340 gene encoding uncharacterized protein LOC110375340, which translates into the protein MKAVIGFVMLMLGAVWTDMAGECDMASFYTELGCTPVAREDGGLCPEAFTCPDLHPDPTMCYYKGVSYGDRSPIPQSLIKNPCSQACSCSVFSGEPQFNCAAVDCVETFDNDMQQQCINTFEVDSCCSVGTVCGKDAIAQLKTCEVDGQTYREGQTYQPKNTRKTCVCTANYNATDDAAYCRTIDCGIEIHYQSDLVQNCAPVFPGNMRGCPIGFECPSEKTKVVRGLNIRNLTAQCVFGNSTLIVGDEVTVEDTCTKCTCNVPPFVTCMRKNSCDSTVQ